From the Pedobacter cryoconitis genome, one window contains:
- a CDS encoding Kelch repeat-containing protein, with the protein MIKKLLSVSFMIAILFLGSCKKNKDDGPTEWVKGSDFEGSPRSAAASFIIDGKAYISGGFNGDKRLNDLWMYDPKLTNWFKIGDTGFPGDARNYAVGFSVGGKGYVGTGTDGTNSFKDFYQFTPETKQWKKIADFPGDARYGAVAFSGSGKGYVGSGTSINGDLKDFYSYNPATDSWTQITSLPGSKRAYAFTFTIGDLTYIGSGSNNGANLPDLWSYNTANDVWTKKNDIYRDDKNESNKKYQYDLRRRSATTFTIGQRAFLTGGVTSGVTGTTWAYDPSTDYWDQHQDFGGVSREAAVGFGIGDKGYVTIGKNGSHFDDLWIFTPNK; encoded by the coding sequence ATGATTAAAAAATTATTATCAGTTTCCTTTATGATCGCCATTCTATTCTTGGGAAGTTGTAAGAAGAACAAGGATGATGGCCCAACAGAATGGGTAAAAGGATCAGATTTTGAAGGCTCTCCCCGCAGTGCGGCAGCGAGTTTTATTATAGATGGAAAAGCTTATATATCAGGAGGATTCAATGGAGATAAGCGGTTGAATGACCTTTGGATGTATGACCCTAAATTAACGAACTGGTTTAAAATTGGTGACACTGGTTTTCCTGGTGACGCCAGAAATTATGCAGTCGGTTTCAGTGTAGGCGGAAAAGGGTATGTAGGAACGGGTACAGATGGAACTAATTCTTTCAAAGATTTCTATCAGTTTACTCCGGAAACTAAACAGTGGAAAAAAATTGCAGATTTTCCTGGCGATGCGAGGTATGGTGCAGTTGCCTTTTCAGGCAGTGGTAAAGGTTATGTAGGCTCTGGTACTTCAATCAACGGTGACCTTAAAGATTTCTACAGCTACAATCCTGCTACAGACAGCTGGACACAGATCACAAGTTTACCGGGTAGCAAAAGAGCTTATGCTTTTACATTTACAATCGGGGATCTTACCTATATCGGCAGTGGATCAAACAATGGAGCAAACCTGCCGGATTTATGGAGTTACAATACGGCCAATGATGTCTGGACAAAAAAGAATGATATCTACAGGGATGATAAGAATGAAAGCAATAAAAAATATCAGTATGATCTTAGACGCAGGTCTGCTACAACCTTTACGATTGGCCAGAGGGCTTTTCTTACCGGGGGAGTTACAAGTGGCGTAACTGGAACAACATGGGCGTATGATCCGTCAACAGATTATTGGGATCAACACCAGGACTTTGGAGGAGTTTCACGTGAGGCGGCCGTTGGTTTTGGTATCGGAGATAAGGGTTACGTAACTATTGGCAAAAACGGAAGTCATTTCGATGACCTTTGGATATTCACACCCAACAAATAA
- a CDS encoding winged helix-turn-helix domain-containing protein, whose product MKISLESFDKAFENRLRLQIMSVLVANAYYDFNSLKELLNATDGNLASHLKALEKEEYITVTKSFIGRKPNTQYTASAKGILAFKKHLEALENLIKQQKG is encoded by the coding sequence GTGAAAATCTCCCTGGAATCTTTCGATAAAGCTTTTGAGAACCGGTTACGCCTGCAAATTATGAGCGTACTGGTTGCCAATGCGTATTACGATTTCAATTCTTTGAAAGAGCTGCTAAATGCAACAGATGGTAACCTTGCCTCCCATCTCAAGGCACTGGAGAAGGAAGAATATATTACTGTAACCAAAAGTTTTATCGGCCGTAAACCAAATACACAATATACTGCTTCAGCAAAAGGCATCCTTGCGTTTAAAAAACACCTGGAAGCACTTGAAAATTTAATTAAACAACAAAAGGGATAA
- the creD gene encoding cell envelope integrity protein CreD, whose product MNYQQEKQNNGFRTWFSESVIVKLCLIGILTLLLLIPSSLIQNLIVERQARQQEVNNEISDKWSGSQLVEGPVLVIPYKTTVNHKDSAGKVTTKDVLTNIYIMPETLNITGKAEPQLLHRGIFDAVVYNSKIRVNGKFSAMELRKSGINPDMVQWDKAKVDIGLSDLKGLKNNPVIKLAGKDYAVEPDFTTLSLFTNNLIIQPDLSAGKNTALDFSFDLDLRGSNELSFLHIGKSTTVKIDGSWGNPKFTGRYLPEQRNVSANAFSATWKMPYFNRPFSQQWINENSTLVTAPSTKEALSQETNIQAPLRDGSFGVQFILPVDQYQKTMRSGKYSILIIMLTFISLFFTELLNKRKVHLLQYVLIGAAMIIYYTLLLSFSERVGFNLAYLIASVATVSLIGSFIAALLKNKKPAMIFVGILTVFYGFVYVIIQLQDLALLFGSVGLFIIVAALMYLSARIDWNRNPLAEVPDPEQDPTKTVQTETQD is encoded by the coding sequence ATGAACTATCAACAAGAAAAACAAAACAATGGATTCAGAACGTGGTTCTCGGAATCTGTTATCGTAAAATTATGTCTTATAGGCATTTTGACCCTGCTCCTGCTTATTCCTTCGAGCTTGATACAGAACCTGATTGTCGAAAGACAAGCCAGGCAGCAGGAAGTTAACAATGAAATATCAGACAAGTGGTCTGGGAGCCAGCTGGTAGAAGGCCCGGTTCTTGTCATTCCTTACAAAACCACTGTTAACCATAAAGACAGTGCTGGAAAGGTGACCACAAAAGATGTGTTAACCAATATTTATATCATGCCCGAAACTTTAAATATAACTGGTAAGGCAGAACCGCAATTGCTGCATCGCGGAATATTTGATGCAGTGGTTTATAATTCAAAGATCAGGGTAAATGGGAAATTCAGTGCGATGGAATTAAGGAAATCAGGCATTAATCCGGATATGGTTCAATGGGATAAGGCAAAGGTGGACATTGGATTAAGCGATCTGAAAGGTTTAAAGAACAACCCGGTTATTAAATTAGCAGGTAAAGATTATGCTGTTGAACCTGATTTCACCACACTTTCTTTATTTACAAATAACCTCATTATTCAACCTGATCTGAGTGCCGGTAAAAATACGGCACTGGATTTCAGTTTTGACCTGGATTTAAGAGGTAGCAATGAGCTTAGTTTCCTGCATATTGGAAAGAGTACGACTGTAAAAATTGATGGAAGCTGGGGTAACCCCAAGTTTACAGGACGTTATCTTCCCGAACAACGTAATGTATCTGCTAATGCATTTTCGGCTACCTGGAAAATGCCCTATTTTAACAGGCCTTTCTCTCAGCAGTGGATCAATGAGAATTCAACACTGGTTACTGCTCCTTCAACTAAAGAAGCCTTATCTCAGGAAACCAACATTCAGGCCCCTTTAAGGGATGGTTCTTTTGGTGTCCAATTTATTCTTCCGGTTGATCAGTATCAAAAGACTATGCGCTCAGGCAAATATTCTATTCTGATTATAATGCTGACTTTCATTTCATTATTTTTCACAGAACTGCTGAACAAGAGAAAAGTGCACCTTTTACAATATGTACTTATTGGTGCTGCAATGATTATCTACTATACATTATTACTCTCATTTAGTGAGCGTGTTGGCTTTAACCTGGCTTACCTGATCGCTTCAGTTGCCACGGTTTCATTGATTGGCAGTTTTATAGCGGCCTTATTGAAGAATAAAAAACCAGCTATGATTTTCGTCGGGATCCTAACTGTCTTTTACGGATTTGTTTATGTGATTATTCAGTTGCAGGATCTGGCTTTATTATTCGGAAGTGTGGGCTTATTTATTATCGTAGCGGCACTAATGTATTTATCTGCCAGGATCGACTGGAATAGAAATCCATTAGCGGAGGTACCAGATCCGGAACAAGATCCGACAAAAACTGTGCAAACAGAAACACAAGATTAG
- a CDS encoding DUF2809 domain-containing protein, with product MFSFSKYYFGLTVLLFGIEVLIALYAHDEFIRPYAGDFLIVIFLFCLVRAFLNVPSKWVLISVLLFSYCIEAGQYFNLIHHLGLDQSKIAPLILGNYFSWTDIIAYTLGATVIFMLQSSPEASPPAH from the coding sequence ATGTTTAGTTTTAGCAAGTATTATTTTGGACTTACTGTCTTATTATTTGGCATAGAAGTTTTGATTGCCTTATACGCGCATGATGAGTTCATCCGCCCTTATGCAGGAGATTTCCTGATTGTTATCTTCTTATTTTGCCTGGTCAGGGCCTTTTTAAATGTCCCTTCGAAATGGGTACTCATCAGTGTGTTATTGTTCTCTTATTGCATAGAGGCTGGTCAATACTTTAACCTGATCCACCATTTAGGCCTGGATCAATCAAAAATAGCTCCACTGATTTTAGGTAATTATTTCAGCTGGACAGACATAATAGCATATACTTTAGGCGCAACCGTCATTTTTATGCTACAATCATCTCCTGAGGCCTCACCCCCAGCACATTGA
- a CDS encoding AraC family transcriptional regulator: protein MERSRFCHLTVDSVEKEAYVWHEADWKFSDEWHSHHMGQLIFVEKGVQYLHTPERTYLLPTHHCAWIPPGLLHKTSAPVSPVYLRCIFLSKTADHSFFKELNIFHTPKVLREMILFTEQWSRLEEEDQLEFDFLKALIGILPLTFDTSLPLVLPVPQNPRIASMIDYLTENVAEDIKIPDVAAQFNLSARTMERLFKQDIGITVAGYIKLYKIIKAVELLSVSGENVKSVAIKVGYDSVSTFSNTFFNVLGVRPQEMIVA, encoded by the coding sequence ATGGAAAGATCAAGATTTTGCCACCTTACAGTTGATAGTGTAGAAAAGGAAGCTTACGTATGGCATGAAGCCGACTGGAAGTTCTCTGACGAGTGGCATTCTCACCATATGGGACAACTGATTTTCGTGGAAAAAGGAGTGCAATACCTGCATACACCCGAAAGAACGTATTTATTGCCAACACACCATTGCGCATGGATCCCACCCGGACTTTTGCATAAAACTTCTGCTCCTGTAAGTCCGGTTTACCTGCGTTGTATTTTCCTGAGTAAAACTGCTGATCATTCCTTTTTTAAAGAACTCAATATCTTTCATACCCCTAAAGTTCTCCGGGAGATGATCCTTTTCACTGAACAGTGGTCAAGACTTGAAGAAGAAGACCAGTTAGAGTTTGACTTTCTGAAAGCCTTGATAGGTATACTTCCTTTAACATTTGATACCTCTTTACCACTGGTTTTACCTGTTCCTCAAAATCCAAGGATTGCCAGTATGATTGATTATTTGACGGAAAATGTGGCTGAAGATATAAAAATACCGGATGTAGCTGCTCAGTTTAATCTTTCTGCACGCACTATGGAAAGACTATTTAAACAGGACATTGGAATTACCGTTGCTGGTTATATCAAATTATATAAAATCATTAAAGCCGTTGAACTGCTTTCTGTTTCAGGCGAAAATGTGAAAAGTGTTGCAATCAAAGTAGGTTATGACAGCGTTTCTACTTTTAGCAATACATTTTTCAATGTGCTGGGGGTGAGGCCTCAGGAGATGATTGTAGCATAA
- the wrbA gene encoding NAD(P)H:quinone oxidoreductase: MNSINTMRLKTSFLILLCLFSASFLKAQSKMKDEHSTLKVLVLFNTVNGGTYKMAQEIAAGIEDFPGAKAVLKQVPRIKPLDNEAKQPFSGIPYANINELPEYDAIAFGSAVHFGNMSADMRYFLDQSVSIWTSRKLEGKPSTVFMSAGSGAGREAAILSFWNTLAIHGMVIVPTGIMGTSEMDKTIPQGNTAFGASSLAGIPNSIRPSKGELHIARLQGYALAKAAKGYQLTAGSSNGKAAVVSKSEERTSVIETKLKALNIVLPKAPAPVGNYKPYRISGKQVFINQIALNNGKVDHPGLIEKEVIEEQAKLATRQTLLNVLAVLKEATGGDLDQVKQAVQLTGYFYTSAGYTKHAVLMNEASNLLVQIFGEKGMHTRATAGASSLPMNSAVEIQAIFELE; this comes from the coding sequence ATGAATTCAATAAATACAATGCGTTTAAAAACAAGCTTCCTGATCTTATTATGCCTGTTTAGCGCTTCATTTTTAAAAGCACAAAGTAAAATGAAAGATGAACATTCAACTTTAAAAGTTCTGGTACTGTTTAATACGGTTAATGGCGGTACTTATAAAATGGCTCAGGAAATCGCTGCCGGAATTGAAGATTTTCCGGGTGCAAAAGCAGTATTAAAACAAGTTCCAAGAATTAAACCGCTGGATAATGAGGCGAAACAACCTTTTAGTGGTATTCCATATGCTAATATTAATGAGTTACCTGAATATGATGCGATAGCATTTGGATCTGCCGTTCATTTTGGAAATATGAGTGCGGATATGCGCTATTTCCTGGATCAATCGGTTAGTATCTGGACTTCCCGCAAATTAGAAGGAAAACCTTCGACCGTATTTATGTCTGCGGGTAGCGGAGCAGGCAGGGAAGCTGCAATACTTTCATTCTGGAATACTTTAGCGATTCATGGAATGGTGATTGTCCCTACAGGAATTATGGGTACAAGTGAGATGGACAAAACTATTCCTCAGGGAAATACTGCATTTGGCGCTTCTTCTCTGGCTGGTATTCCGAATAGTATAAGACCTTCGAAAGGTGAATTACATATTGCCAGATTGCAGGGTTATGCACTGGCTAAAGCTGCAAAAGGTTATCAATTGACAGCAGGAAGTTCAAATGGGAAAGCTGCTGTAGTATCAAAAAGTGAGGAAAGAACCAGTGTGATAGAAACGAAATTGAAAGCGTTGAATATCGTTCTGCCAAAAGCCCCTGCTCCTGTCGGAAATTACAAACCTTACCGTATTTCAGGGAAACAGGTGTTTATCAATCAGATTGCTTTAAATAATGGTAAGGTAGATCATCCGGGTTTAATTGAAAAAGAAGTTATTGAGGAACAGGCAAAATTAGCTACCAGACAGACGCTGTTAAATGTACTGGCAGTTTTAAAAGAAGCAACCGGCGGAGATCTGGATCAGGTTAAACAGGCGGTACAATTGACAGGTTATTTTTATACTTCAGCTGGTTATACGAAACATGCGGTTTTAATGAATGAAGCATCGAACCTTTTGGTACAGATTTTTGGAGAAAAAGGAATGCATACCAGGGCTACAGCAGGTGCATCTTCTTTACCAATGAATTCAGCTGTGGAGATTCAGGCTATTTTTGAGTTGGAGTAG
- a CDS encoding FAD-dependent oxidoreductase — protein MLLENKKVAIIGAGPVGLTMAKLLQQTGADVTVYERDKDPQARIWGGALDLHESSGQMAIEKAGLLERYFAMGKPMGRTITDEKGNALFAVEPRYDSPEISRNTLRKIMLDSLTVDTVVWDRKFTGFEVYKDKWLLHFENEMDTTADFVIVANGGMSNGRTYVTDTVIEDSGTFIIQGEVFEPEIKCPEFYQLCGNNILMTADKGINLVANPDNNGTLIYGVTFRKPEEWNNGDRLDFQNINSVSTFLSNRLDHWHECYKQLFRSTSFFVGLPTRKLPIDKPWKDQRPLPVTLIGDAAHLMPPFAGQGVNIGLVDALILSENLTNGKFESIAAAISDYEQQMFVYAKEAQAETSKNEIDMLHPDFSFQKRFSS, from the coding sequence ATGTTATTAGAAAATAAGAAAGTAGCGATTATAGGGGCGGGACCAGTTGGTCTGACCATGGCAAAATTGCTCCAGCAGACAGGGGCAGATGTAACTGTTTATGAAAGAGACAAAGATCCACAAGCAAGAATTTGGGGTGGTGCACTCGATCTGCACGAAAGTTCAGGACAAATGGCAATAGAAAAGGCAGGGTTGCTTGAGCGTTATTTTGCAATGGGGAAACCAATGGGCAGGACAATAACTGATGAAAAGGGCAATGCGTTATTCGCTGTAGAACCCCGGTATGACAGTCCTGAAATAAGCAGAAACACACTAAGAAAAATAATGCTTGACAGTTTAACAGTCGATACGGTTGTTTGGGACAGGAAGTTTACAGGATTTGAAGTGTATAAGGATAAATGGCTTTTACATTTTGAAAACGAAATGGATACAACCGCAGATTTTGTTATTGTAGCCAATGGTGGGATGTCTAACGGAAGAACATATGTTACGGATACAGTAATAGAAGATAGTGGTACTTTTATTATTCAGGGCGAAGTGTTTGAACCAGAAATTAAATGCCCGGAGTTCTACCAGCTTTGCGGTAATAACATATTGATGACAGCCGACAAAGGCATCAATTTAGTTGCAAATCCTGATAATAACGGTACTTTAATATACGGTGTGACTTTTAGAAAACCTGAAGAATGGAATAATGGGGATAGGTTAGACTTCCAAAATATAAATAGCGTTAGCACATTTCTTTCAAACAGGCTGGATCATTGGCACGAATGCTACAAACAATTGTTCCGCTCCACTTCTTTTTTTGTTGGATTGCCAACTAGAAAATTGCCAATAGATAAACCCTGGAAAGATCAGCGTCCTTTACCTGTTACGCTTATCGGAGATGCTGCACATTTAATGCCGCCTTTTGCAGGTCAGGGAGTGAATATCGGGCTAGTAGATGCATTAATTTTATCCGAAAACCTGACTAATGGAAAATTTGAAAGTATAGCAGCAGCTATTAGCGATTATGAACAACAAATGTTCGTTTATGCGAAAGAAGCACAGGCTGAAACCAGCAAAAATGAGATAGATATGCTTCATCCTGACTTTTCTTTCCAAAAGAGATTTAGCAGTTAA
- a CDS encoding helix-turn-helix domain-containing protein has protein sequence MEKYKQQTEPGILKKLAHLLGTDVKNRKIEIPEEFGKGYCSGFIFNPHIRMLIMNYELNQDLLVENPDRNTATEMILFKFQNIFPKTETLSAGKQLKAIPSVLIATCSVNTDAVIPIHTNTAVINIEVGAAYLKGLFDLPEKSLVLQNLLQNTQPLVFEQIIYPSLQKIVDEILSESIEETFKLFFLRIKAEELICRLLMELQKRDEKHIYALNIHDIEAVYKLKEQMLEQLETPPIIKELAIHAGMSPSKLKRVFKQIFGNSIFNYYQEFRMKEAAHLLKEEKLSVSAVGYQLGFTNLSHFSRVFKAHIGMKPKQYSQS, from the coding sequence ATGGAAAAATACAAGCAGCAAACAGAACCGGGTATCTTAAAAAAGCTAGCTCATTTATTAGGGACGGATGTAAAAAACAGGAAAATAGAAATCCCTGAAGAATTTGGTAAAGGTTATTGTAGCGGATTTATTTTTAATCCGCATATCCGGATGCTAATCATGAATTATGAACTCAATCAGGATTTACTTGTTGAAAATCCTGATCGGAATACTGCTACGGAAATGATACTTTTTAAGTTTCAAAACATTTTCCCTAAAACAGAAACATTATCGGCTGGAAAGCAATTAAAGGCAATACCTTCAGTTTTAATTGCGACCTGTAGTGTAAATACTGATGCTGTTATTCCCATTCATACCAATACTGCGGTTATTAATATAGAAGTCGGTGCAGCTTACCTGAAAGGACTATTTGACTTGCCGGAAAAATCGCTGGTTTTACAAAACCTGTTACAGAATACACAGCCTTTAGTATTTGAACAAATAATTTATCCTTCATTACAGAAAATTGTAGATGAAATTCTGTCTGAATCAATTGAGGAAACCTTTAAACTATTCTTTCTGAGGATAAAAGCAGAAGAGCTGATTTGCAGGCTATTAATGGAACTGCAAAAGCGGGACGAAAAACATATTTATGCGTTAAACATTCACGATATAGAAGCCGTTTACAAATTAAAGGAGCAAATGCTTGAACAATTGGAAACTCCGCCAATTATTAAAGAACTGGCAATTCATGCTGGTATGAGCCCATCTAAATTGAAACGTGTATTCAAGCAAATTTTCGGTAACAGCATTTTTAACTATTATCAGGAGTTCAGAATGAAAGAAGCAGCTCATTTGCTAAAAGAGGAAAAGCTGTCTGTTTCAGCTGTGGGATATCAACTGGGCTTTACGAACTTAAGTCATTTTTCAAGGGTTTTTAAAGCGCATATCGGAATGAAACCGAAACAATATAGTCAGTCTTAA
- a CDS encoding helix-turn-helix domain-containing protein, which produces MNKLNIPDKSISSLNLKQIRPQGNGDFEIYRINKALVPGNKMFLTPHRRNYYQFVFVNEGNSSFWVDFHYHSFKPGGLYFTGPSQLFVKDVQLPMEGIILSFTKEFLQMATQLNRLPILNSNEAYEFRSSIKERKEIEHTLIKILDEFAKQDELSALSLISYLGIFLVQISRLYNKLPAVTGTPLKGKTITDFFNLVNAEFSKYHLVAEYAALLNITPGHLNELVKKYTGKTAILCIQERLTLEAKYMLFHTTDSIKGIAYSLGFNEAAYFSKFFKRLAGITPEEYRKNTLEICSRTPEMDNS; this is translated from the coding sequence ATGAACAAATTAAATATTCCCGACAAGTCAATATCTTCATTGAATCTTAAACAGATAAGGCCGCAAGGTAATGGAGACTTCGAAATATACAGGATCAACAAAGCGCTCGTTCCAGGCAATAAAATGTTTTTAACACCTCATAGGCGCAACTATTATCAGTTTGTATTTGTGAACGAAGGAAATTCAAGTTTCTGGGTTGATTTTCACTATCATTCATTCAAACCTGGTGGACTATATTTTACAGGGCCTTCACAGTTATTTGTAAAAGATGTACAACTGCCAATGGAAGGAATTATATTATCCTTCACAAAGGAATTCTTACAAATGGCAACACAACTGAACCGTCTGCCTATTCTGAACAGTAATGAAGCTTATGAATTCAGATCTTCAATAAAAGAGAGAAAGGAGATAGAGCATACACTTATAAAAATATTAGACGAGTTTGCTAAGCAGGATGAATTATCTGCTTTATCACTTATATCTTATCTGGGAATATTTTTAGTTCAGATCAGCCGCTTATATAATAAACTGCCTGCGGTAACTGGTACACCATTAAAAGGGAAAACAATTACAGATTTTTTCAATTTGGTAAATGCCGAATTTAGCAAATATCATCTGGTAGCGGAGTATGCTGCTCTTTTAAATATTACTCCCGGGCACTTGAATGAACTGGTTAAAAAATATACAGGTAAAACCGCCATACTTTGTATTCAGGAAAGACTAACCCTGGAGGCTAAATATATGCTTTTTCATACGACAGATTCAATCAAAGGAATTGCTTATTCACTTGGATTTAATGAAGCTGCATATTTCAGTAAATTCTTTAAAAGATTAGCTGGTATTACTCCGGAAGAGTATAGAAAAAATACCCTTGAAATTTGCAGCAGAACCCCCGAAATGGATAATAGTTAA
- a CDS encoding alcohol dehydrogenase catalytic domain-containing protein has translation MKAAILKEFATPLSVENMPDPVLGTGEVIVDIFAAPVLPYANEVFNGERKMLLELPIVPGTGAIGRIRAVGPDATRLKVGDWVLCDATIRSRDNATNPDITLHGLTARGDGGLHLQRYFHHGSFAEQMLIPTENAIPIGEIKTSDASKWCAITTFLVPYGGLLAANLQAGETILVSGATGHFGSACVAVALAMGARYVIAPGRNEMVLDEMVRRFGDRVIPVTLSGDPQEDQLRMQQAAPCPIDCVLDILPPSAAPSTVKAAIMTVRPYGKIVLMGGIGMHGGSGLELPYPWIMRNCITIYGQWLYPTNAPARLITLIQSGLLKLDNFTITRFPIDEVNEAVTHAAASGGAFRMTVLNSVID, from the coding sequence ATGAAAGCTGCAATTTTAAAAGAGTTTGCTACACCATTGTCTGTAGAAAACATGCCAGATCCTGTACTAGGTACAGGAGAAGTTATTGTTGATATTTTCGCTGCCCCCGTTTTGCCTTATGCAAATGAAGTTTTCAATGGTGAGCGCAAAATGTTATTGGAGTTGCCAATAGTACCTGGTACGGGTGCTATCGGCCGTATACGTGCAGTTGGTCCGGATGCAACACGCCTCAAGGTTGGAGACTGGGTTTTATGTGATGCTACTATTCGTTCGCGGGATAATGCTACAAATCCGGATATAACACTACATGGGCTAACCGCCCGTGGCGATGGTGGCCTGCATTTACAAAGATATTTCCATCATGGTTCCTTCGCAGAGCAAATGCTGATACCTACAGAAAATGCCATTCCAATAGGGGAAATTAAAACTTCAGATGCTTCAAAGTGGTGTGCAATTACGACATTCCTTGTGCCTTATGGCGGTCTCCTTGCGGCGAATCTGCAAGCGGGTGAAACGATATTGGTCAGCGGGGCTACAGGTCATTTCGGAAGCGCATGCGTGGCTGTTGCACTTGCAATGGGTGCACGATACGTAATAGCACCGGGAAGAAACGAAATGGTGCTGGACGAAATGGTCCGTCGTTTCGGAGATCGTGTAATCCCTGTGACGTTGTCTGGTGATCCACAGGAAGATCAACTCAGAATGCAACAGGCAGCACCATGCCCGATCGACTGCGTTCTCGATATTCTTCCGCCCTCTGCTGCTCCCTCTACTGTTAAAGCGGCAATAATGACAGTAAGGCCATATGGTAAAATAGTGCTGATGGGTGGTATTGGTATGCACGGAGGATCTGGACTGGAACTGCCTTATCCATGGATCATGAGAAACTGTATCACAATATACGGGCAGTGGCTGTACCCTACCAATGCTCCCGCCCGCCTTATTACGTTAATACAATCAGGGTTACTTAAATTAGATAATTTCACAATTACCAGATTTCCTATTGACGAGGTAAATGAGGCAGTTACACATGCAGCTGCTAGTGGAGGTGCATTCAGGATGACTGTATTAAATAGTGTTATAGACTAA
- a CDS encoding AraC family transcriptional regulator: MKKENMHQSFEIVYRKVDECPARDLQFSFFQMVYVISGTGFLQVNGNCIAYKAGNLLLMTPNDCHNFDIVHTTEFLLIRINNEYVKEYRSKNINAIECLLYYSSHLSGCILKQKEDEFLVKSIVDCLLHAIKHQDIYDEDLAGHYVNALIVIAVRNISKIKPQGIKENADKRILEIINHIQSNIFSPPSLKAAFIADKYDIAATYLGSYFKNQCGETIQQFIANYKIRLIEHRLNFSDMRVNEIVNEFGFADESHLNKFFKKYKNISLTGYRKARNSIVSH; the protein is encoded by the coding sequence ATGAAAAAGGAGAATATGCATCAATCCTTCGAAATTGTTTATCGTAAGGTGGACGAATGTCCTGCCAGGGATTTACAATTCAGCTTTTTCCAAATGGTTTATGTGATTTCCGGAACAGGATTTCTCCAGGTGAATGGCAATTGTATAGCCTATAAGGCTGGCAATCTACTATTAATGACACCTAACGATTGTCATAACTTTGATATTGTTCACACTACAGAATTCCTGCTGATTAGAATCAATAATGAATATGTTAAAGAATACAGGTCAAAAAATATAAATGCTATCGAGTGCTTATTATATTATTCTTCGCATTTATCTGGTTGTATTCTAAAGCAAAAAGAGGATGAATTTCTGGTTAAATCTATAGTAGATTGTCTGTTGCACGCTATTAAACATCAAGATATTTATGATGAAGATTTAGCTGGACATTATGTAAATGCATTAATTGTAATTGCCGTCAGAAATATATCAAAAATAAAACCACAGGGTATAAAGGAAAATGCAGATAAGCGTATACTGGAAATTATCAATCATATACAATCCAATATTTTCTCGCCTCCAAGTTTAAAGGCTGCATTTATAGCGGATAAGTATGATATAGCAGCTACTTATTTAGGAAGCTATTTCAAAAATCAGTGCGGTGAAACTATTCAGCAATTTATTGCTAACTATAAAATTCGTTTGATAGAACATCGATTAAATTTCAGTGATATGAGGGTGAATGAGATTGTAAACGAGTTTGGTTTTGCTGATGAAAGCCATTTAAATAAATTTTTCAAGAAATATAAGAATATAAGTCTGACCGGATATCGAAAAGCAAGGAATTCAATAGTCAGTCATTAA